Genomic window (Rathayibacter sp. VKM Ac-2760):
CAAGGGAGGTCAGGGCGTGCGCGTTGTCAGTCATGGTCGAAAGTAAAGCGGATGGCGGCGGACCTCGTCAACAGATCCGCCGACACTGGCGTGTTCCGGGCGCCGCGGAGGGCGCCCGGAAGGAGTCAGCCGGCGAGCCCGTAGAGGCGGTCGCCGGCGTCGCCGAGGCCGGGGACGATGTAGCCGAGCTCGTTGAGCTTCTCGTCGAGCGCGCCGAGGACGATGGTGACGTCCTTTCCGACGAAGGCCTTCTCGACGGCCGCGAGGCCCTCGGGGGCGGCGAGCAGGCAGACGGCCGTGACGTCGACGGCGCCGCGGTCGAAGAGGAACTGGATCGCGGCGATGAGCGAGCCGCCGGTGGCGAGCATCGGGTCGAGCACGAAGCACTGGCGGTTGGAGAGGTCGTCGGGCAGGCGCTCGGCGTAGGTGGTCGGCTCGAGGGTCTCCTCGTTGCGCGCCATGCCCAGGAAGCCCACCTCGGCGGTCGGGACGAGCTTCACCATGCCCTCGAGCATCCCGAGCCCCGCGCGGAGGATGGGGACGACGAGCGGCTGCGGGTCGCTCAGTGCGAGACCGGTGGTCGTGGTGACCGGCGTCTCGATGGTGACGGTGCGGGTTCGGACGCCGCGGGTCGCCTCGTAGGCGAGCAGGGTCATCAGCTCCTCGGCGAGCTGCCGGAAGGTGGGGGAGGGAGTGCGCTTGTCGCGCAGCACGGTGAGCTTGTGCGTGATCAGCGGGTGGTCGGCTACATGGACGCGCATAAGCTCAATCTACTTGCCGGTCGCCGCCGGCCGGAGCCGGACGAGGGGGCGCGATGCGCGAGAGCGACCTCCCGCTCCCTCCCGAGGCGGACGCGTGGATGCGGCTCGCGCTCGACGAGGCGCGGCGGGCCGCCGAGTGGGGCGACG
Coding sequences:
- the upp gene encoding uracil phosphoribosyltransferase, producing the protein MRVHVADHPLITHKLTVLRDKRTPSPTFRQLAEELMTLLAYEATRGVRTRTVTIETPVTTTTGLALSDPQPLVVPILRAGLGMLEGMVKLVPTAEVGFLGMARNEETLEPTTYAERLPDDLSNRQCFVLDPMLATGGSLIAAIQFLFDRGAVDVTAVCLLAAPEGLAAVEKAFVGKDVTIVLGALDEKLNELGYIVPGLGDAGDRLYGLAG